Proteins from a genomic interval of Debaryomyces hansenii CBS767 chromosome E complete sequence:
- a CDS encoding DEHA2E19558p (weakly similar to uniprot|P35201 Saccharomyces cerevisiae YKL089W MIF2 Kinetochore protein with homology to human CENP-C required for structural integrity of the spindle during anaphase spindle elongation interacts with histones H2A H2B and H4 phosphorylated by Ipl1p): protein MDLLNLGSQSRKTGLKPRANLSKDRYNMEDVDEFFAEEEEDKDSDNNERRLHESDKYIQASGSAVSRGSEFSAESSTPRHDFNNVARKINFTDVEAGPFNLSPISIPSKRSKSRNKKSPLRSPLQENKGNKRREEATGDDEEYGYNDNNDMDNDLYGDDIDMSLSPVDLSPIKLRTEFMSKDTKKSDTGTPKSKSNRDKSASSLTKKMALGTTKPRKKRSIIEDDSEEETTQDYSKDDRGDLISPPPTTKKEPVRNKISEETITKPSPLPSPPPDGLRRSKRTKIAPLAFWRNERIVYTRAIDEEDADTTLASDIKNIPLQEIEAVVHIPETNKQAATNVNKKRSVSKSRITPPKSKKSSPKQVAYDYESDPEISGSEWFKDKSLKLRVFEGPSDDRVERSVAWAPNEGDFENPPNTGEIENFKVAALFGNDRDFTAGGLIEFPYGGFKSLRNSSDSVYIFHVVKGLIEVTINEDKFVVTRGCSFHVPRANSFAFKNLGQDTSKLFFVQSKMVIADEDEEWE from the coding sequence ATGGATTTGTTGAATCTTGGTTCGCAATCCCGGAAGACTGGATTAAAACCAAGAGCAAATTTGAGTAAGGATAGATATAATATGGAAGATGTGGATGAATTCTTTGCtgaggaagaagaggatAAAGATAGTgacaataatgaaagaagGCTACATGAATcagataaatatatacaagCATCAGGACTGGCTGTGTCTAGAGGATCAGAATTTTCGGCTGAGTCGTCGACACCTAGGcatgattttaataatgttgCTCGAAAGATAAACTTTACGGATGTGGAAGCAGGGCCTTTTAACTTATCACCAATATCAATACCGTCCAAACGTTCTAAGAGCAGAAATAAGAAGTCTCCTTTAAGGTCGCCACTTCAGGAGAATAAAGGAAACAAACGAAGAGAGGAGGCCACAGGAGACGATGAGGAATATGGCtacaatgataataatgacatGGATAACGATTTATACGGGGATGATATAGACATGAGTTTATCACCAGTGGATCTATCACCGATAAAATTAAGAACTGAATTCATGTCTAAAGATACGAAGAAATCAGATACTGGCACAcctaaatcaaaatcaaaccGAGATAAATCGGCATCGTCACTTACAAAGAAAATGGCGCTAGGTACAACCAAACCTAGAAAAAAGCGTTCGATAATCGAGGATgattcagaagaagaaactaCGCAGGACTATTCAAAGGACGATAGAGGTGACTTAATTTCGCCACCACCAACAACGAAGAAGGAACCCGTGCGAAACAAGATATCTGAAGAAACTATTACGAAACCGTCACCATTACCATCACCTCCTCCTGATGGTCTTAGAAGGTCTAAGAGAACAAAAATTGCACCATTAGCATTTTGGAGgaatgaaagaattgtgTATACCCGTGCAATAGATGAAGAGGATGCAGATACTACGCTTGCTAGTgatataaagaatatacCTTTACAGGAGATAGAAGCTGTTGTACACATTCcagaaacaaataaacaGGCCGCTACAAACGTGAATAAGAAAAGGTCTGTACTGAAACTGAGAATAACCCCTCCAAAACTGAAAAAATCGCTGCCAAAACAGGTTGCATATGATTATGAATCAGATCCAGAAATTTCTGGATCAGAGTGGTTTAAGGACAAGTCGTTGAAACTTCGAGTGTTTGAGGGGCCAAGCGATGATAGAGTTGAAAGATCTGTTGCTTGGGCCCCTAATGAGggtgattttgaaaaccCACCAAATACAGGCGAAATAGAAAACTTCAAAGTGGCGGCTTTATTCGGTAATGATCGAGATTTTACAGCTGGTGGGCTAATTGAATTTCCCTACGGTGGATTCAAGAGCTTAAGAAATTCTTCAGATTCTgtttatatatttcatgTGGTGAAGGGCCTTATAGAAGTGACTATTAACGAGGACAAATTCGTAGTTACAAGAGGTTGTTCATTTCATGTCCCTAGAGCAAATTCGTTTGCTTTTAAAAACTTGGGTCAAGATACATCAAAATTGTTCTTTGTTCAAAGTAAAATGGTCATTGCAGACGAGGACGAAGAATGGGAATAG
- a CDS encoding mRNA turnover protein MRT4 (highly similar to uniprot|P33201 Saccharomyces cerevisiae YKL009W MRT4 Protein involved in mRNA turnover and ribosome assembly localizes to the nucleolus), giving the protein MPRSKRSKLVTLAQTDKKGKENKTRIFDEVRSALDEFRFVWILQLDDVRTPVLQDIRTDWAGSKLILGKRRVLEKALGDTPEEEYKDNLHKLSKLCTGVSGLLFTNETPDTVQAYFTAYSKQDYSRAKSKAPIDFTIPEGIVYSRGGQIAIEEDVPMSHSLEETLRNKLKVPTKIKAGKIILNEPYVVCTEGETLDVRKALLLKQFGIAASEFKVNTIAYFDNESSEITKFD; this is encoded by the coding sequence ATGCCTAGATCCAAACGTTCCAAGCTTGTTACATTAGCACAAACTGATAAAAAGGGTAAGGAGAATAAGACCAGAATCTTCGACGAAGTCAGATCTGCCCTTGATGAGTTCCGTTTTGTCTGGATTCTTCAGTTAGATGATGTTCGTACACCAGTCTTGCAAGATATCAGAACAGATTGGGCTGGCTCTAAGTTAATCTTAGGTAAAAGAAGAGTATTAGAGAAAGCTTTAGGTGACACTcctgaagaagaatacaAAGATAACTTACATAAATTATCTAAGTTATGTACTGGTGTGTCAGGTTTATTATTCACTAACGAAACTCCAGATACTGTTCAAGCCTACTTCACTGCCTATTCAAAGCAGGATTACTCCAGAGCTAAGTCAAAGGCGCCAATCGATTTCACCATTCCAGAAGGTATTGTGTACTCCAGAGGTGGTCAAAttgcaattgaagaagatgttCCAATGTCACATTCATTAGAAGAAACTTTAAGGAACAAGTTGAAAGTGCCAACGAAAATCAAGGCTGGTAAAATCATTCTTAATGAACCTTACGTTGTTTGTACTGAAGGTGAAACTTTAGATGTTAGAAAGGCTTTGTTATTGAAACAATTTGGTATAGCCGCTTCAGAATTTAAAGTTAACACTATTGCTTACTTTGATAATGAGAGTTCAGAAATTActaaatttgattaa
- a CDS encoding DEHA2E19602p (no similarity), with translation MLIYKIFDYISITLLGRIEKFIRNLNARLLQESNLKLIANSDNIETTSSNSIVHVTEDVEREYLLDTDFEAVVVDVHHGYIYYTEDGMNLLDGFFENSLCDDIGYGLCVSGYNNVPTQNIFTAISLVVFVMFGSVMYLVIGYLIPIKFSAGKVQYTSWNSSLQNEHHVQRDDLSVSALIDTYASRPNSQSNTKFIVHVEANAQIPYNSSKQTGDLLSNNSNFLSYDFIIDDYMDENLVGNKDELDVKYMVSEMLEDKSNIAPIIKPKLREVRNASKRIRREHEGSFSETPFPHNISRFEYICPHSESSSLSSADSSPPQTIESDIQNNSIVTDDEFEISQQNCLQNLLHLYNETHTTTIPCFPITIQRKYNGDNSYHERRDAKQKCSSQEEISQITESDFNELEYIAMYERFGCNKRNIKPFTKLSKTKYSPLYNAPKFVLSQTTVPLVSNEELDPSIFFDLYDYLSLLDINDRSESLKILSHEYENDSQQVMHLVELEILNLCSTSNEFEIQDIVKTLHYIISSEYDGDNPNVSKVIQMYNNSLKRHVHDLLALLRTPFAEKIVVLLCDYLSFADNNRVDIKTYNNCLETIIESTEFNKEAYETISNSACIMVCALDFTMLPYTFFIIFDHIFMEEKYKPSKQITALKCLKYYICFNKLSIIDELTANPMENKVKCCGYQLVNLLLSNTSKIIRISRRSNIPKNMTTNPKNTNSPTINTSIDPLILELIDTYLVIVEIFLNNDKIPSAIQYELLSSFITKIYTQIKPFVESDSRTLDPPILKELQIHFDLTQ, from the coding sequence ATGTTGATCTACAAGATATTCGATTACATTAGTATTACGCTACTTGGTCGTATCGAAAAGTTTATAAGAAATCTTAATGCAAGACTTTTGCAAGAATCAAATCTCAAACTAATAGCGAATAGTGATAACATAGAAACTACTCTGTCGAATAGCATAGTACATGTTACTGAAGACGTCGAAAGAGAATATTTACTAGATACTGACTTTGAAGCGGTAGTTGTTGATGTACATCATGGCTACATATACTACACAGAAGATGGTATGAACCTTCTCGATGGCTTTTTTGAGAATAGTCTATGCGATGATATAGGGTACGGCTTATGTGTATCAGGATACAATAACGTGCCGActcaaaatatattcacGGCAATTTCTTTGGTGGTATTCGTTATGTTTGGCAGTGTAATGTACCTTGTCATAGGATACTTGATaccaataaaattttctgcTGGAAAAGTACAATATACTAGTTGGAATTCAAGCTTACAAAATGAACATCACGTTCAGCGAGATGATTTATCTGTATCGGCCTTAATAGATACATATGCTTCACGTCCAAACTCCCAATCtaatacaaaatttattgtcCATGTTGAGGCAAATGCTCAGATACCTTATAACCTGAGTAAACAAACCGGGGATTTACTACTGAATAACCTGAATTTTCTATCGTATGACTTTATAATAGATGACTATATGGACGAAAACTTAGTGGGTAATAAGGATGAACTTGATGTTAAATATATGGTCTCGGAGATGCTAGAAGATAAGTCAAATATAGCTCCAATAATCAAACCAAAACTAAGAGAAGTTCGAAATGCATCAAAGCGGATTCGAAGGGAACATGAAGGATCTTTCTCTGAAACTCCATTTCCTCATAATATATCTCGGTTCGAATACATTTGTCCGCATCTGGAGAGCTCTTCACTATCATCTGCAGATTCCTCACCACCTCAGACAATAGAATCagatattcaaaataacaGTATTGTAACAGacgatgaatttgaaataagtCAACAAAATTGTTTGCAGAATTTGTTGCATTTGTACAATGAAACGCACACCACTACTATCCCTTGCTTCCCAATAACAATTCAAAGGAAATATAATGGAGACAATTCCTACCACGAAAGACGAGATGCAAAACAAAAATGTTCCTCGCAGGAAGAAATATCTCAAATAACAGAATCAGATTTCAACgaattggaatatatcGCCATGTATGAGAGATTTGGGTGCAATAAGCGAAATATAAAACCTTTCACTAAGCTATcgaaaacaaaatatagTCCACTTTATAACGCACCAAAATTTGTGTTATCTCAAACCACTGTACCCCTCGTTTCTAATGAAGAACTAGATCCGTCgatattctttgatttatatGACTATTTGAGTTTGTTGGATATAAATGACAGGCTGGAATCTCTCAAGATCTTATCCCACGAGTATGAAAATGATAGCCAACAAGTCATGCATTTGGTAGAATTGGAAATCTTAAATCTATGCTCCACCtcaaatgaatttgaaatacaaGATATAGTCAAAACATtgcattatattatttccaGTGAGTATGATGGAGACAATCCAAATGTTTCGAAGGTTATTCaaatgtataataattCCCTTAAACGACATGTCCATGATTTGCTTGCGCTATTAAGAACTCCCTTTGCTGAAAAAATAGTTGTCCTATTATGCGATTATTTATCATTCGCCGATAATAATAGAGTTGATATTAAAACTTATAATAATTGCCTAGAGactattattgaaagtACCGAGTTCAATAAGGAGGCTTATGAAACTATTTCAAATTCCGCTTGTATAATGGTTTGTGCATTAGATTTCACAATGCTCCCATAcaccttcttcattatctttgaTCACATATTCATGGAGGAAAAGTATAAGCCCAGCAAGCAAATAACTGCATTAAAATGTCTAAAATACTATATTTGTTTTAACAAGTTGAGCATAATCGATGAGTTAACTGCAAATCCAATGGAAAATAAGGTTAAATGCTGTGGCTACCAACTAGTGAACCtcttattatcaaatactCTGAAAATAATTCGTATATCCCGGAGGTCCAATATCCCCAAAAACATGACTACAAATCCGAAAAACACCAATTCACCAACTATTAATACAAGCATTGATCCCCTtattttagaattaattgatactTATCTTGTTAtcgttgaaatatttctcaaCAACGATAAAATCCCATCAGCGATCCAATATGAATTGTTATCATCATTCATAACAAAGATATATACTCAGATAAAACCTTTTGTGGAAAGTGACTCAAGAACTCTTGACCCTCCAATTCTAAAGGagcttcaaattcattttgatcTAACCCAGTAG
- a CDS encoding DEHA2E19624p (highly similar to CA0406|IPF19862.5f Candida albicans IPF19862.5f unknown function) — translation MSSSILPFTEANSKRVASLFRRALRTAFDSSLKFDAYRNETIKIRAQFEANKNINNPSDLEEAIARTERKLEEWKHPDPYITPCRPGGTKYQRNLPSPDEPVVPGNW, via the coding sequence ATGTCAAGCTCTATCTTACCATTCACAGAAGCCAATTCTAAGAGAGTTGCCTCTTTATTTAGAAGAGCATTAAGAACTGCTTTTGACAGTTCTTTAAAGTTCGATGCTTACAGAAACGAAACCATAAAAATCAGAGCCCAATTCGAGGCCAACAAGAACATTAACAATCCCTCTGACTTGGAAGAAGCTATTGCTAGGACAGAACGTAAGTTAGAAGAATGGAAGCACCCAGATCCTTACATCACCCCTTGCAGACCAGGTGGTACCAAATACCAAAGAAACCTTCCATCTCCAGATGAGCCAGTTGTTCCAGGTAACTggtaa